A region of the Lycium barbarum isolate Lr01 chromosome 1, ASM1917538v2, whole genome shotgun sequence genome:
CAGAAAGTTATTTTTCCTTTATGTCAACGAAAAGCCAAATGATCAAATTACCTTAAAAAACTCAAATGATCAAAGCAAGTAAGTATTTTGAGATGGTTAAAATTTTAATCAGCTTGTTAGATGCACTATCACAAGTGCACACTGAATGAATCTGGATGCTAAAAGTTATGAAAAGTCTACTCCCTCAACTAATGTACTTACAGCTTGgttggatggttgttacatatCATTTCATAATGTATCATATTATATGTATTGATTCGATGAACACAATGATTGGATAGAATGTATTGTTTCCGGTCGTTACATAATGCCATAACTTACAATATTATTATAAAGAAAAGTAGGGTAAGGGGTAGAAGTAATTACAACCATTACAATCCAAAAGTAATAAAGATCATACTTTTTTCCCAGAAGATTCTTCTTTGACCTCTTTAGCTATGACTTCCAGAGTCTTTTTAACTCTCTTTTTTCGGACGAAAACACGAAGTTCAGGAACTGAGCTTCCACCTGAGCCTTGAGAACCTGAGAACATAAAAATTACTAATATTACTGAAATTTTCCAACAATGGCTGAAATCTCCCCCACCCCATCAAAAAAGTTACTCCTATTAATGCACTTATTAGTTACAACCATTTCAAGCCAAAAGTAACAAAGATATACCATACCCCTCCGTCCCACTTACCTTTCTTTTTgatctgtcccaaaaagagtgaagcctctttttatgtttagcaagttgacaattcaaacatcctaaaCATAAAACTTACTGAAATTTCCACCACCCCTCAAAAAAGTTACTCCTTTTATTTGTATTTTTCAAAGCATATACGTGCATATTTAAAGATGTGATTCAAAAAGTTATTATAACTGGGAATGCTTTGAAAAATGGATTCTTTTTGGCTGACCTGGGCTTTTCTCAAAAGGGGTTTCTTGCTTGAGGGAACTTCGCGTTCTTCGCATTTTGGCGGATGAAATTGTTTGAATACCAAGTGGAAGAAGAAGTGCAGTGTTTTTCACAAGACAGAGAGGCATTTTTTGATTGAAATCAAACCATTGTTCCGTTTCTTGTTTCTTGGACCCTGCCTCCAACAATGAAAAAAGTACAAGTACATTTGTGTTaatttagttttttttatttaaatatacgGGTAGGGAAAGGGATTACAACTTGGAGGTTCGAATCCTAACCAATAAGGTAAAAGTTTAGATAGTCAATCAACTGAAATGTTAGATCCCTACGATAAAATTTAGTGAGTTATGGTAAATTTAGTTAACATTCTATACCTCATTTTTGACATTTAAATTGTTAGAATCGCATTTATAAACTTGAGAATTTTATCACATTAATTAAGTAACCATGTGTTTTTTTGTCTACTAATTCTTCAAGTTAAAAGCAATTAAATGTTGTAAAAATATGAAAGGATTGATAATATTATAAGGCATACGCGAACGGAAGTCTTTTTGTCATATCATACTCAAATAATTTCCTCACATAATATACAATAATCTACTGATAATATTCATTTatgaaaaatgcaaaattagaaagtacaataatcacaaacaagcaACGTAAAGGAAATTTGTAAAAAAAGATCAATTTTGTCATATCACTTGACAATTTTATAAGACATGCTTAATCAGAAATCTTTTTGTCATATTAAACACTCAAACAATCCCTAATTATTTAAAAATGATATTCAAGTTTTTGTACTTGTAATTTTAGTCACACAGCTTATATAGTAGATGAGTTTATGGGAGAATTGGATTTTTGgccttttataatttttttttagttttatgactcttttaaaagagatttttaatttttacacgtaagagatctgaaaaaatatataataaatctgaaaaagtcatttttttttattcaaattgTAAGGGGAGAAGAGATCATATTTCCTGTGAGTTTATGGTGGCCATCATTAATGTAGTCTTTATTTAGATATATAGAAAGAGTGTTTGGACCTATAATTTTGAGAATGTTGTCATCAAAACTTGACTTGTTCTTAGAACAAAATCTCCTTTTAAATTTCTCAACTAGCTGATTTATTGTTAACTTGTGTGTAAGTTAACTATTACACTCTTTTAAGACAGGTAGATGAAAAGATTTCACTTCTATTTAAATTCAAATCACACTAGATATCaatgagtttaagttatatgtactTATAATGTAAAAGTTATCAACCCAATCAGATTAATTGAAAAATAATTATTGGTAACTCTATTCAATAATAtagattaattaaaataataaaaaattatgtTATAAACAAATTAAACTACAATAAAtgaatataattcttttttaTATTATGGGCATCTTCTTTTAGAAATTTGGAAACATTGATCCGTGAAAGTTACTTTTCCAAAGTTTCCATTCCCTTTCTCGGtagtaagagcctgtttggatgggcttatgcagcttataagctaaaaaaaaaaaaaagttggtagtctaacttatttattttttttggcttataagctgctttagataagctaagtcaaatgggtccaattattttttttggcttataagctgctttagataagctaagtcaaatgggctcaattatttttttgtgtttattttaagcataaaatgactttaagctgatcacaaaaaagttgaaaacaggTTATAAGTAagttataagcaacttataagccaatacAAACGGACTCTAAGTAATTTTCttcttgttcttgatttccaaacttGGACGggagaagaaggaagaagaaagcGATGACAGTGGGGGCAGGAATTGGATATGCTTTGTTAGCACTTGGCCCTTCCCTTTCTCTCTTCATCTCTGTTATCTCCAAAAAGCCCTTCTTGATTCTCACTCTTCTTTCTAGGTAATCTTTCTCTCTACTATCAGCTTCCAAATTCAGCTTTACTTATTTTGTTATACAACAGTAATGATATTATTGACAAATTGGGTGCTATCTTTTTTCTTCTGGGACACACATATATTTTTGGCATTTTGGTGGTTTTCTCTTTCATGGGTGTCAATGCAGACATATTGTTGTCattttttccttaaagattgtgtttttttttttttttaactggctGGGTGTGACTGATTTATGGTAAATGCTGACATATAGTTGTCATTCTTTGTTCATTTCATTATAAATAGGAAATCCCTTTGTTGCTTAATCACTTTTCATTTTCATATCTGGATGAGTACTAAGGATGACTATATGAACTTTAAGTTGTTAAATTTTGGACTATATATGTTGTTTTCTTCTGCTGTAATCGGTttggtctttcgaaaacagcctctctacctccatgaggtaggggtaaggcctgcgtacactctacctccccagaccccactttgtgagattatactggtatgttgttgttgtaatcagtTTGGTGTTTGTCAATTGTGTGGTTAATTAGTAGATTTCCATATAATAGTATTGTCAACTTCTGATTTTTCTATGCaaataatttttctttctttctatttGTGGTAGTACATTGGTATGGCTTATGAGTCTGATAGTAATGTCAGCTCTCTGGAGGGCTTTCCTTCCACTGAAAACTGCGGCATGGTGGCCGTATACAATCCTCATACTCACTTCTGTTGGTTTTCAAGAAGGGCTTCGTATTCTCTTCTGGAAAGTTTACAAGTAAGTCGACCTACAGCTAATGTCTTGTGTATACTTTTCTGTCTCCATTGGTTAAACTAGTTGTAACTGTGAGAAAATCATAGGTGATATAGATCTCATCATAACCGGTTAGTTTCTTTGCAAAAGAATTGTGTGAAGGGTAGAAATgcaaaatagaagaaaaataaCTTGACCTTAATGCCATTTGAATTACTTTTAGATTTCCCAAAAACATTTGGAGTTTCATACACATGATTTTTTCCCGAAGTTACATATGAAAATGTGAAAGACTTGAATTTGCATATTTATTGAACTCATATAATTTCCAGTGGATAAGGTCATCAAAGTGGCGCTCTCTAAATTATGTTATGAAAATGTGAAGGACTCGCATAAGTATTAAACTCATATAATTTCCAGTGCAAGAGGTCATCAAAGTGGCGCTCTTTAGAATGTACTATGAAAATGTGAAGGACTTTGTATATGTATTAAACTCGTATAATTTCCAGTGCAAGAGGTCATCAACGTGAAGATCTCCAAATTAGAGGCATCATTTATCCCCACGAGTCCTTGGTTTTTGCTACCTGGACAAAGGTCAATTGCGCCAATTGATCACACGAGAAAGCCAAGATGCGATATATCATCACTTTGATAATCATCTGAAGTGCCTTTGACGTATAGCAAACATAGTTTCACATGGAACTGCTTGAGATAGGAGATGTTAAAGCCAATGAAGTAAATAACATGCAGAAATGAATAAGCGTAGCTTTATTAAAATGTATACATCCTTTTCATGAGTAGGGGATAGTCCATGTTTCCCTGCCGCCCCTTATGTCTAGGATACATGGCACGTTTTCCATGTTGGAAATGGTGCGTGGTTACGAAAACTAGCATATTAGGAATGTAAATTCATTTATCAGATAGATTATGAAACTTATTATCTAATAAAAAGTTGGTAGAAGTACATCCTATCTGCTTATATTTTACTGGACTACGACCACAACAAGTAATCTATCCTTCTGCTCATTCCCTCTCCTCATTTGGCTTTTTCTTCTTCAGCAGACTCTTCTATTTGTTGTTGTTAATCAACttggcaaaacttaaagaacttGAACCTAGTTAATTATATCTTAATTCTTACATGAATTGTCCTAATACCCCTGTCAAGTCATTGTTCTAAACTCAAAAGGGGGTTCATCGTGAAACTTGACTTACACAAATCCTACATCGAAATGGGAGGAAAAAGTTAGGGGCCATATAAGTGGTGAGCTCAGAATTAAACCGTTGAGGGCCCTTTTGGGTTAAAGCCCAAGGGGACGAAACCATGATGCCCAAAAACCTTGAGGTGGCTCAGAGGTCGAGCAAAGCTGACAATACCTTGAGAATTAGGTCCGGCCGAGACACATGTCATGTTGAGCATGGATGTTTTTGGTCAAACAATGGTGGTCTTTTGGGAGAATTAGGTAATTACAACTGCTATGATCCGTGAGATGTCTTTTTAATTTTATGATTTGCTAATGTACATCCTACTTTAGCTAATCTTTGTTTTGGATAACCGAGAAATCTCATGTGAGTTAGCTGGTCCAACCCCAATTACTTTCATTGTCCGAACTCGGGGGACTACGGGCCAGCCCCCTACCCTGGTCGTTCATATATCAGTCTTTAGTTAATGACCTAGTGGTAGGATTTGAACTTGTGACGTGTGTCTAAACCACACTTCTAGCTTTAGCTAATTCTTGAACTCCTGGTCATAATGAATTTAAAACTACTATTTCTGTTTCCTATGAAACAATGTTTTCTTCTTCATTCCACACAGTGAGTGATCCAATCCCTATTTCCCCTTCGTCGCATGCCTTTATTTCTCTAGTTTCAGCTCGAAACATCATTGCTTGACATGGTTTATAATTTTCATTTGAAAATTGCTTGCTGCTGTTGCTTTGTTATAACTGCGACCTCAAAAGATTGGTTATAATTTGTTGGGAAGAGCTGTTATGACTTCCAGTACCTTTATTTACCCTTAACTTTGTATTCCATGTTTGTGTCATGTCAGGAAGCTGGAGGATATATTGGACGCATTTGCTGACAGAGTCTCTAAACCTCGTCTCTTTATGACGGACAAGATGCAAATTGCTCTTGGTAGAATGCTGAACAAATTCACTACATTTCTTTTGGTTTCTAGTATTTAGTTTTGATACTTTTGTCCCGTAGAATTTTATTGGTTATAGTTTTCTTTTCTCACTATGGTACCTTAATCGCGAGGCTTGCCAAAATCAGTTTAGAAGACTTGTCACAATGACCTGGAAACCCCTAGCCTTAACCCACACCCAATAAGGGGGAAAATAAAAAAGTGGAAGCAGCTCACCTACCCATTGAGAGTGTACTTTTTTATGCTTAATCTGGGATACTATTACTCTTTGTACCCCTTCCAGCTCCAAGTTGTTTCAACTTTCTCGAATATTATTTGGATCTTTCGATTTATGGTGAAGAAAACATGAATTACCTTTCTGCTATTAGATATCTAGTGTAGTTTCTGATATTCTTTCTGTTGATCTGCCATTAATATCTGATGTGTTGACATGCAGCTGGGGGTTTGGGACATGGTGTGGCTCATGCTGTGTTTTTTTGCCTTGGCCTTTTGACACCTGCATTTGGACCAGCAACATATTATGTAGAGAAATGCTCAAAGATACCCTTCTTTCTTGTTTCTGGTAAGGGAAATCTGCTATTCCTGAGTTCCTCTTTTATTCTTTTGGAAACAGCTTCTGAGTACCTTATATTATCAATCTTCATCAAACTTTATATGTGAAAGATTATGAGCACCAACCCAAAAATTTTAAGGCAGTGAATGGAGTAACTTAGGACCATTATAAGCTTCTTTGGATATGCTTACACAACTAATGAGGGACACTTGTAATCTTTAACCCCCACACATTTGTGCAACCCGGTTCTAGAGCATACACGTGGGACTTGAACAATTCTTTCTTTTATATTTCATATTtatgttattttattttttacgaAGATTAAAGAGTGGGCTTGTAGTAGAGAGAGAGATTAGCCTCAACAAGTCAAAGATTGGGCCTGGAGTACAGAGATAAAGAGAGAGTAGGTTCAACAGGCTAAAGAGTGGAAATGAAGTAGAGAGAGTATAGGCTCAAGAggctgaagagtcgatcaacaGAAAAGTTAGTGACTCAATATGCTGGATTGGGAGAGAGAAGCCTAGACCTGCTTGATGGCCCAAGTTGAGATATAAAAGCCTATAGAGATAAAAACAAGTAGGGATAAAGCATGTATGATGACGAGGTTACCTAAAATTTTGGTTCCCTTTTCTTGGGGTTGCCACTACTGTTTAACTTAGAAAAATAGTGTAAATTATAGTGCATGTTGCCATAGTGTTGCTTAATACCTATATGGTTATGCAGTCCTATAACACTATTTGGCATTTTAAATTGCAGCAATTATAGCCCTTGCATTTTCTACCATCCACACTTTCTCCATGGTTATTGCGTTCAGTGGATATGAAGAAGGAAACAAAGTGGACAAGTGTTTCGCTCCTGTTGTTCACTTAATTGCTGCAATGTTGGTAAGTATCTAGATTGTCTAATTCCCATCTTGTCTCGCTTGGGGGTATGAAATACATTTTCATTGTTGTAAAGGCAATTATAGATCCTGGAAGGCAAGATTGGTCGATAAAAATCGATTTGCATTTTAATGGGAAATACTGTTCCTGTAACCAATAAAGTTCTTGGTTTTGTCAATCTAGTTTCTCTTTTCGGGGAGAAGTACTCAATATTTCAACACACTAAGTTATCTACTCAAACACTGGAGAGGAATGTTTAGGTACAAAATTGTTTTTGTGTGCTTGTAAATTACCACAATATCAAATCAAAAAAATTCTTAAACCTTTTTGAATGACCTTCCTTTGCATAAGGTAGCATCTATTAACTGCTGACCGTACAAACTAGAAAAGAGCATCGGACTTACATGAACCACCGGAGAATGGGAGAACCTTCCATGCCGATGCACAGCTCCCACCCACCCTAAAAGGATGCCAAAGCTTTTTTCAGGTTGAACATGATATGTGCAATTTTTTTATAACTGAGAAATCCCCGAGAGTTAGTGGCACAAGGTTTGAAAGTCATTGGATAATGGGCCCACCCTTCTACCCTTTTCCCCTTAAATACCAAGCTTTTGCTATGACAGAATCCGAATCCATGACGTGCATCTAATTCACACATCATATGTTGTGCTCTTACCACTAAACCAAAGCCCTTGGGGCCATGATATGTGCAGAATGTTTAACTCGTGATTTGTCCAATTCGTTGAATCCATTGTTCAGACTTTGAACTAAATTTATGACACCAAATGTTTATGAACTTTGTTAGTACCGCCTTCATCCACAGTCAATCATAACAGGTTACTTACATTCTTGGTTACTGAGAGATGTAGCTTTTACATTTTTCATGTGTGCACATCTTTAGCAAGGTAGAATCCAGAACAGGAACTGCCGTGACTGGCTTACTTTTCATTTCCTGATTCCTCAGGCAGTACCAGATCCGCCGAAAGAGGTTCATTTCTTCTTAATTCCTTGAAATCAATGACTTGACCATACAATTCAATATCAGTTGCTGATTTTATTTAATGTACAGTTGATCAAGTTTAAAATTACGCTGAGCTTTGTAGACGTACTATTTTGAAGAAAAACTTAAGCAATGTCTAGTGGATTTTGATTAAATGGCGATTTTAGGATCACTCTTGCTGACATCTGGTTTGTTTTCAGACACTGACAAATCTTGCATTTGGAGGCTGCATGATTGGCATTCCACTTCTGTATTGTGTAGCAATTGTGACCTTAGTACATTGCGGAAAGATGGCATGGAGGAGATTGATAGAAAGCCGAAGCAGGGAAGGAAACTTGAGCAATAGCCAATAAGCAAGGCTAACCTTTTTCTTATGTTTTGATGAGTATCAGGTTTGTAATTGCTATCAGGTTTGTAATTGCCATATGTCTGAAGCATGGATCATTTCAGTAGTTTATTGTCTAATTGGAACTTAATTTTTTGTACACAAACGATTCCCATCCGCACCCTTTGCCCAAGGCGGTCCAAGGGGGAGGCTAGTAATATTTTTACTTTACGCCCCAAAAATATTTTATAGcgaatttcatgattttgttttgttcagaagaatattgaagtttattgaaaaagaaaataacaaAAGCTTTATTAAAAAATTAGAAAGAAAGACGACCTACCTTCTAacgagaaaaggacaaaaatggtcccttaactatgatagtaggttcaaaatagtcccttaactatgcacttaacggttttagtcctttaagtttgttacaaattaacaaaaacggtcccttaactatgagagtaggttcaaaatagtcccttaactatgcacttaacggttttggtcctttaagtttgtcataagttgacagttttagtctcgacaaaatattcatcgaactctgtttgttagatttgacgagaactatgaaaaaaaagaaaaaattagtgagaactctagatcggtcaaataactcgggacaaaatcgacggacgttagtcggttataggatggacttctacgcatttttcctcaaaaataaccgatggacttccgttggttttcgtaaaaaacaataataaaaaaaaaaaatagtgtccctcgattttatccatcggtttccgtccatttttttcgcttgtttttggtagtgacaacttttttagtttctgctatttctaatttatttctaaagtctagtgtattttatttagtcgatggattccctcagttttaatcgatagagtccgtcggtctttgtatttcgagacatcattttctgacattatcaaaccgttaagtgcatacttaagggattaTTTTTAACcaactctcatagttaagggaccattttgtcaacttatggcaaacttaaaggaccaaaaccgttaagtgcatagttaagggactattttgaacctactctcatagttaagggaccatttttgttaacttgtaacaaacttaaaggactaaaaccgttaagtgcatagttaagggactattttgaacctactatcatagttaagggaccattttcaTCCTTTTCTCACCTTCTAACCGTGGGAATTATTTAGGACTTTGAAATTTGAATTAATTACTCAAATTTTCATATTAATAAATAATGTTCTACACTAAAGATCTAAGATAATGTATTGTGACACATGAAAAACATCTTATCAACTTGAATTAGATTAATTTTCGTGGGTTAGTGAAATTGGTTTCGAATATATTGAAAAAAGAACCACCAAAGATTATGATTGAATATAAGTACTATTAGAGTTTCAATTATAGATTTTGATTCGAATTTTGAATATGAAATTGTCTTTAATAGAGAGCACTATACCTTTTAAGTTAAATTTTCTAGCACGAATTTAAATTAGTCGGACTTTATAACGGAAATCAAGCCTGGAATGAAAAGTACTTAAAGTAGAAATAAGTTAAATTTTCTAACACGAATTTAAATTAATCGGACTTCATAACAGATATCAAACCTGATATGAAAAATACAAAATTAGAAATAGATATCGATTCGCATACATAAGTAACTAATTTGAAATTGAAACGAAGTAGATATACTAAAAAGAATTTGAGGATCTTACCAACATGTTTGTAAATATCATcgagtttttttctttttaaaattataatacATTGAAAGGCAACGAAAGTAAAGGAAGATGGAGAATAGTTAGGATTTCAATTTTTATTTGTTGTGCGAGATGCTTTAATCGATATCACTAAATTATAAATTTTGCTAATGTAATATTATGCATATTTTGTGATTGAGAAAAATAAAGCTGAATAGAGTAGAACATTGCAGAGATTTATTTATATGGGTTGTGGGTTCCGTGAGATTAAAAAGATGGCCAATATTGTTTCATGTTGTAACATTGAATGGACCCAATTTTGGTTAATGTTGTACGTTATAAAACTGGTTGAATTGACCATCCCATAAATACCATCCATGAATAGAAGTCTAATGATTTTGGGAAAATACGTATAAAGTCTAATTCGAAACGTCTCGCGTTcctaaccctctgtttggatggttgtttcccgtgattCGTTAATGTAAAGTATGGCAGGGTAccgtatggtgttgtattgtattgtactgtattaatgaacagaatgtttggatagactgtatcggttgttgtggtttaatgacatttgtattgtttggataacctgtgttacggtccgtcagaagccgtaacggttgacctaATAGCAACCtgacaaaggacggaccgtaacccgtgttacggtccgtaacgatgccacgaagggtgtttttgtccaaaattttggcgcgatttttggccctataaatacttaagtTTAGGTTTTTTAGCAATTATTCAGCTTCTTgagagcattaactttaagccttggatatttgtgaagttgttggagcatttaaggcatcaacttcaccctcattccatattgtattactattgtaagtatattatgtcaCCTTTTAAGCTTTCATTATTaaacaaaatgatgagtagctaattttagttCTAAGATTACGGACCCTATGATGGGTATTGTGTGAAtaggtttctactattgatatatgcataatggttgttggtatttattcaaTATTTGTGTTTTATCGTtggattgcaagcattagcctaagccattatactaactttttttgagaaaaaaaagagttagcattggtaagattgaataacaatgactcggggcgttaaccctcgtttaataaactaacttaggaataagaacaagtctaattggcatcattggtcgctcttcgatttcaactcttttatatttagaaaaatcataaagagaaaatacggtctaactgttgggaaacattaagagaTCGAGTGCATACCCTCagacaaccattagaagtatattacATTGAAACATGAAGCATAATATATAATCAACACGGGGAACATAGCCTTAGTCTCTCTCGCATtaattacaattcaagtcaaaataTTCGTTTACATTACACAATAAATATTACAAACTGTTCGGAATAGGACTAAAGCCTTACCGATAAAACAGTTGAACTACATGTAAATCAATTCAAGGCTCAACACCAACTTTTATGTCGCATTTTTTTTTCGTACTTACTTGTTTATACCGTTTTATTTTTATATGATATAAAGCTTTGCCGTTTGCCGTGCTTCAACAAGCATATGGCAGTAGTATTATTATTTAAATTGATAAGATAATTTAATAAATCCACAAACAAACAGGAAAAAAGTTGATAATTTTAATTTTGGGAGCACGCTAATCACGAAATTATCCAGTAGAACAGCAATTCGAATTCAACTTGGTGCGTACACGAGCTACTTTTAGCCACTTAATATtaatcatcatagcacatatgaTTACGTATAATAACGCGCTAATAATGGCCACTAATTAACTACAAGGACATGAGCTGGGACCAATAATACAGCGAGTATATTAATTATCTTAACAGCAGCAAGTGAGAGGAGCTGTACTAACCTCACATTTATGTACAAATGTTTATCTTAAAGACACGTAGGATTAGCTGAAAAAAGGATAAATTACCAAACCATGAAGAAATAGTGATAAGGTTACATGCGTTTCACGTTTCTCACCGTCAACTCTGTCCTGAGAAGTCCAGATCCTTCCATGGAAATTGGCAGCTATGACTGCTAATTTGGTCATAAATAGACAATTTGATAGTCGAAAAACAAGTTTAAAGAGTATTTCAGGTTAATAttgaaataaaattttaatttttgagtGTGTTtgtcagaggcggatccaggatttgaagtttcCGGGTGCCATGCGTCATTCAGTCAATTTGGACTTCAGGTCGGATTATTCGTCTTTTCAGGCTTTGATTCGGGTTATTCGTCTTTCCGATGTAACATTTGTTTAAAGCAATATATAATATCAGTTCTACTAACGAAAAATAAGCCCTTCTTATCAATATATAATCTCAGTTCTACTAACGAAAATAAGACCCATCTTCTTTACAAAAATGTACACACCCACAAGCAAaattacaacttttatacataactCTACAAAAATCACAAGCAAGATTACAATTTTTCTATAAAATTGTACACACCCACAAGAAAaattacaacttttatacataaatgTACAAAACCCACAATCAAGATTACAACTTTTATATATAAATGTACAAAACCCACAAGCAAAatgacaacttttatacataaatgTACAAAATCCACAAGCAAGATTACAACTTTTATACAAAACTGTACACACCCACAAGCAAgattacaacttttatacataactAAACAAAACCCACAAGCAAGATTACAACTTTAACACAAAAAAGCATTTTTGTaagaaaaaaaactcaaaagaaatcaagaaagaaagaccAAGAGATTCTTACAATGGGTCAATGGAGGAAGCAGCGATCGTGGCTCGGAGAAGAAGATGTTCTTGGCAAATATCAATGGAGCCGACTGGGGTTTTAGCTTTGGGGCAATGAAGAGGGTTTGTTCATTTGATGGTACTTGAGAAGAGAGGGTTTGTATTTTCGGAAAATGGTCAGATATGCGTCTGTATTTAACCCTTTTCTAATAGTACAGTGTATATTTGACCCACAAGCAAGATTACAACTTTAACACAAAAAAGCATTTTTGTaagaaaaaaaactcaaaagaaatcaagaaagaaagaccAAGAGATTCTTACAATGGGTCAATGGAGGAAGCAGCGATCGTGGCTCGGAGAAGAAGATGTTCTTGGCAAATATCAATGGAGCCGACTGGGGTTTTAGCTTTGGGGCAATGAAGAGGGTTTGTTCATTTGATGGTACTTGAGAAGAGAGGGTTTGTATTTTCGGAAAATGGTCAGATATGCGTCTGTATTTAACCCTTTTCTAATAGTACAGTGTATATTTGACCTTTTTCCGTTGTTTTTTTTAAGAGAACAGAGGGAAATTTATATTTTCAACTCTAAGAAATAAAAAAGTCAAAGATTAATAAATTAAACT
Encoded here:
- the LOC132603287 gene encoding gamma-secretase subunit APH1-like isoform X3 — translated: MTVGAGIGYALLALGPSLSLFISVISKKPFLILTLLSSTLVWLMSLIVMSALWRAFLPLKTAAWWPYTILILTSVGFQEGLRILFWKVYKKLEDILDAFADRVSKPRLFMTDKMQIALAGGLGHGVAHAVFFCLGLLTPAFGPATYYVEKCSKIPFFLVSAIIALAFSTIHTFSMVIAFSGYEEGNKVDKCFAPVVHLIAAMLLLHFSCVHIFSKVESRTGTAVTGLLFIS
- the LOC132603287 gene encoding gamma-secretase subunit APH1-like isoform X1, coding for MTVGAGIGYALLALGPSLSLFISVISKKPFLILTLLSSTLVWLMSLIVMSALWRAFLPLKTAAWWPYTILILTSVGFQEGLRILFWKVYKKLEDILDAFADRVSKPRLFMTDKMQIALAGGLGHGVAHAVFFCLGLLTPAFGPATYYVEKCSKIPFFLVSAIIALAFSTIHTFSMVIAFSGYEEGNKVDKCFAPVVHLIAAMLQGRIQNRNCRDWLTFHFLIPQAVPDPPKETLTNLAFGGCMIGIPLLYCVAIVTLVHCGKMAWRRLIESRSREGNLSNSQ
- the LOC132603287 gene encoding gamma-secretase subunit APH1-like isoform X2, translating into MTVGAGIGYALLALGPSLSLFISVISKKPFLILTLLSSTLVWLMSLIVMSALWRAFLPLKTAAWWPYTILILTSVGFQEGLRILFWKVYKKLEDILDAFADRVSKPRLFMTDKMQIALAGGLGHGVAHAVFFCLGLLTPAFGPATYYVEKCSKIPFFLVSAIIALAFSTIHTFSMVIAFSGYEEGNKVDKCFAPVVHLIAAMLTLTNLAFGGCMIGIPLLYCVAIVTLVHCGKMAWRRLIESRSREGNLSNSQ